DNA from Streptomyces rishiriensis:
GTCCTCGTCGCCGATGGAGTCCTCCAGGCACAGCACCATCGACACCACGCCGCGCCCGGTCTGTTTGACGACGTCGTCGGCCAGCCGGGGCCGGGTGGCCGGGCTGTACAGGGTGGCCCCCAGGGCCGCGGAGAGCAGCCTGGCCGGGGACTCCGTGTCGAAGACACACGGTTCCCGGTGGAAGAGGCGCTGTCGCACCTCAGGGGCGAGGTGCCCGAAATGACGCATGAATCTCCCCCGTGGTGCGAGTAAGTCTGTGGATTCGGTATGAGGTGGCCGGTAATAGTACGTAGGGATCCGTGTCGGAGGTTCCCACCCGGCATGAATTTCAGGTAACTCGCGGATAAGACTTGCCGTGTACCCCGCGTTGTCGTGAGCAGGCCCGAGAAGGCAGGATGACCGCATGACGCACGCGATGCTGAAGGGGTCGAACGTCCCGCTGAACGCCACCACGGTACGCGCCGTGCTGCGCTGGACCCCCGGGCAGGGGGTCCCGGACGTCGACGCCTCGGCGCTGCTCCTCGGCCTCGACGGCCGGGTGCGCTCCGACGAGGACTTCGTGTTCTACAACCAGCCCCGGCATCCTTCCGGGAAGGTGTGGCGGCTCGGCAAGAAGCGCGTCGCCGAGAGCCTCACGGACACCATCCAGACAGATCTGTCCGGTGTCGAGTCCGGCGTCGGCCAGATCCTGCTGGTCGCTTCGGCGGACGGGGTGACCTTCGACCGCGTACGTTCCCTCACCATCGTGCTGTACGACGCGGCAGCCGACGGTGAACCGCTGGCCACGTTCGACATCCGCCCCGAGACGGGCGAGGAGACGGCGCTGATCTGCGGCGAGCTGTACCGGCGCGGCGAGGGCTGGAAGTTCCGCGCCCTGGGCGAGGGCTACTCCGACGGCCTCAAGGGCCTGGCCACCGACTTCGGCATCTCGGTGGACGAGTCGGAGGAGGCGTCGGCCACGGCCCCCGAACCGGCCCCGCCGACGCCCAGTCTCTCCCAGCCCCTGCCGCCCGAGCAGCCGACCTCGACCGTCCCCCAGCCGCAGCCGGCGTACGGCTACCCGGCCAGTCTCCCGACCTACGGCTACGGCTATCCGGACGGCTCCTTCCGGCTCCCCCCGCAGGGCCCCCAGTTCGTCGGACGGTGAGCCGCCGGGCGGCCCGGGGCGCGGGCTCCAGAGACGTGGGCTCCTGAAGCTCGGGGGCCTGAAGCCCGGGTGCCGCTCGGGCGCTACTTCTCGACCTTCGTCTTGTAGCCCCGGCCCCACTGCAGCCCCCAGCCGTACAGGCGGTCCAGCTCCGCCTGGAAGCCGTACACGAACCGCACCTCACGGCGCACCATGAGCTCGTCCTTGACGTTCTCGATCATCACCACCGCGCAGGACCGGGCCTGCGGGTGCCGTTCGTCGAGGCCTATCTCGATCCGCGGGCCGTTGCTCGGGTACAGCGTGACGACGGCGTGCGTGCGGTCGAACGCCGGCGTCTGGTCGTAGATGTAGACGAAGACGAGCAGCCGCTTGATCTGTTCCCGGTGGTCGAGGTTGACGTACATCGTCTCGCCGGACGCCGACCCGAACCGGTCGTCCCCGCTCAGCTTCACGTAGGGCGCCCCGTTCACGTCCCCCAGCAGACCGCCGAGCGGCTGCACGACCCCCTTCGTCCCGTCGGCCAGCTCGTACAGGCAGCCGAGGTCGAGGTCGACGTTCACCATGCTCTGGCTGTGTCCGACGACCTCCGGCGGCCGCAGCGCCTTGAAGGGGTGCCGCAGCAGGCTCTCCCGCTGCGGTCCGCCGATGTCGGACGTCCGCATCCGCCAGGTCAGGTTGACGCGCAGGTTGCCGGTCGCGGCGCCCTGCTTGGTCAGGGAGACCTGGTGATGCCGCTTGGTCAGTTCGATCGCGTTG
Protein-coding regions in this window:
- a CDS encoding TerD family protein, which encodes MTHAMLKGSNVPLNATTVRAVLRWTPGQGVPDVDASALLLGLDGRVRSDEDFVFYNQPRHPSGKVWRLGKKRVAESLTDTIQTDLSGVESGVGQILLVASADGVTFDRVRSLTIVLYDAAADGEPLATFDIRPETGEETALICGELYRRGEGWKFRALGEGYSDGLKGLATDFGISVDESEEASATAPEPAPPTPSLSQPLPPEQPTSTVPQPQPAYGYPASLPTYGYGYPDGSFRLPPQGPQFVGR
- a CDS encoding TerD family protein, with the translated sequence MGIFDGLLGSRAADFDSGNAATNAIELTKRHHQVSLTKQGAATGNLRVNLTWRMRTSDIGGPQRESLLRHPFKALRPPEVVGHSQSMVNVDLDLGCLYELADGTKGVVQPLGGLLGDVNGAPYVKLSGDDRFGSASGETMYVNLDHREQIKRLLVFVYIYDQTPAFDRTHAVVTLYPSNGPRIEIGLDERHPQARSCAVVMIENVKDELMVRREVRFVYGFQAELDRLYGWGLQWGRGYKTKVEK